A segment of the Maylandia zebra isolate NMK-2024a linkage group LG2, Mzebra_GT3a, whole genome shotgun sequence genome:
gtctctctccctTCGTCGCCCCCAcagctcctcttctttctccgcCACTGCAACTGGAAACGAAACTAGAAACTTCTcacaattgtgtgtgtgtttaaggggTTGGCAGCAGCACACCTGCCGTTGTGTGGAAAGGACACGTTTGTAATGTTTCTCCTCTAAGTGTGTAGCTGTGGCCCAGAGTCAAGCTGCAGTTTAGAGTAGTGCACGCAGTGATTCCGTTCATTCTTTCAAAAGAAGAATCGAAACTGAGCTGTGCAGTTTCACATGAAAATGTCTGCAAGCTAGCAGCAGATCGACAGATTCCCAACACAGCAGCATGTATGCATGACatgtgtctgtttttaatgGAAACTCTGAAGATAAGGCTTCCACTGGCACACTCACACGTACTGAATTTCCCCATTCGTTTATGATTGTTACATTTGGTGTTATTTGTTCTGCCGGTGAGTCACTCCGCACACTGTTTCTGTTTACATCAAAGAGAAAACAGCTTTGTCAAAATCTGGGAATGGAAAACGTGATGTCTGAGAAGCTCCAACCTCCACACTCGATCCTCAACAAATGGAAAGTGTGTGCCAGCTCTCCACGGGGTCAGGGTTAtctctgtgacacacacagcTGAGCCCGGGGAGGGGTCTGACAAACCTATCCAAGGAGTTTGTATTTCACAGCAGTGGGCCCCGGACAGAAGCTGCCTTCTACGCAGAATACAGacggttaaaaagaaaaacggaagaattagaaaaagaagaagaagaagctggcaACTGTCTAAACAGAAAGTCTTATTTCTTTTCTCGTTTTCAAATTAGCACTTCCACATGGTCGGTGCATCAAGGGTTAAACTGGGCCACAGTTTCAGTTCCTGAAACCTGCTGAGTCATTAAAGGCCTCTGAGAACCACGTTAGTTGTTCCTCTGGCCTCCTCTAGTGGCTGCATGTTCACACCGTTGgttcaaaatacaaaacatctgGCCTGTCATATGGTCAGCTCTATGAGTGTGTGGACTGCTGCTTCTGCACGCCACCAGAGTGGACTTTAAGTCAAACAAAGaagatgtgactgaagtgcGGACCTTCAGCTTCAATTCAAGGATTTTAACACATGTATTGAATTAAATGTTTTACACATAACCTCCCATTTTCAAAGGCTCAGAAAGAACTGATGATTCAAAGTGTTGAACCTGAGTTTGGTAGATGTTCACTGGAACTCTCAATATGAGGTCCAAAAACATGCCATTGTTAGGCCGACAAAACATAAACCTACGACAGACAGCGAAAACGTGCGGAGCGCGCAGAAAATACAGATGGAAACTGTCGCAACACtgttaagggtttttttttcactttaatacaaacatacatccaacactaaaacactaaaatcaatGAAAGTATCACTAATCTAAGTGCCAATTGTGCAAATGGGTTTAGTCACATTTAAATCACTATCATCCTGCTTTGCATCAGCTGCAGCACAGCACCAGACTTTGCATTTGGTCAAGGAGAACAAAGATGATTGAGGTTCAACCATGTAAATCTAGACGGGGAAGTAAAAGTCTTTGGTCAACATAGAGACGATACAGGGGATCTGCTTATTGCAACCAAAGCCAGGCAGGTTGCTGGAGGACTCGAAGTAGCGTGAAACACCGTAGTTGACTCGCGTCATGATCTGCATCAGATCCAGCTTCCCACTGTAGCGCTCCAACATCTCACACAACATCAGTATGAACCAGGAGCCGTAGGTTGTGTTTCTCCATGAGTAGTATCCTGCAGGACAACTGACAGTGTTAGCGCTCTTAGAAAACACAACGAGGAGGCGATCGTTCACTATAATACACAATCCTGACACTAATAGTAGCTGGACTGGTGACTGATACAAAACACTGATCTATGGGAGGGCATCTGTTTAGTTCAGCTGTGTGTTTATTATTACTACCATGGTActcaatttaatttaatatcatTTTATGCAGTAAGATATCGATAGAACTGATACCGGGGCTGGTATTGGATCAATACTAGCCCAATACGCTCAATGCTTTAGTTTGTCTGTCCCCTGTAAGTTGCTCCCATTCATCAGAAAGGAGACATGTGGAAGCAATGCTCCTCTCATGCAGGCACACTTTGCTCCGCCCCTCCTCCCTGCTCTACAGCATTCCGATCTCCTGCGGTCATGTGACTCAGCAGCATCAAGCAGAGCCATGTAGGTTGCAGTGAGTGAGAAAGCAACACATTGTTTAGAGGTAAGTTACGGTTGTTAGTCATTGTGGCAGAGGTGTGgcctctggcctgctgcagggGAGGGACAACACAGTGAGCTCACAGGAAGGCGTGGTTGAAACACAGGTGTGCTGGCTCAGTTCTTTTTCAGTGACAGCAGAGCAGAAAAACGTGTGTGTGGCAGCAGCCTTGGAGTGACCGTTTCCAGCATGCAGAGCACCAAAGCAACAGAATCTACTGCCATAGACAATAAACAGAATAAACTGAcaacgctgtgtgtgtgtgtgtggtccttGCCACAGTCATCTTAGCTGTTACTTTAGCCGACTGATCACCTAAAGGCTGTATTAAGACATTTAATTATATATCCAGCCCAGTCAAATCAGTTAGCTAAATGATGGTACTggagcagaaaaaaatatacCTCAAAAATGAACCATGAAAGATGTCTGAGTATAATGAAGAGTTGTATTTTATTcatacaacaaattaaaaacagatattCCAGAGTCAAAATCCACGAAAAGCTAAACTagttattgtaaaaaaaaaaaatcacagaggtTTAGTGGTCACTAAAGTGTGTCCAGAAATGTTAAATTGATGATGATTTATGTCATAGATCACGACACTCTGCTGTCCTGCATCAGTTGCCTTTTCAAGTTAAAAGTGTCTATATTTGGCACGTCTGTCTGTTTCTGAACTCAGAGTTTTCAGAGTTGTGTTTAATTTTTGGGTTTTTATTTCCATTCTTTCTTCAGGTCGTCTGGTTCTTGATAttgtttctgtctgttttcaTTGGGTTTTTTCATTAGTATCCTGTTCCTCTTTTCTTCTTAGTTAGAGTTTGTTcttttaggctacgttcacactgcaggcgaaagcgcatcaaatccgatttttttgaccctatgcgacccatatctgatcatgctatgacagtgtgaacggcgcaaatccgatattttcaaatccgatctgggtcactttcgtatgtggtcctgaatccgatacatatccgatgttttagaaagcgactgctgtttgaacggtcatgtcgcattaaatccgtcttttacgtcaccgacacaagactgaagccaattatcagcgccggagaagcacCCGATacgacatcgcgaacgcttcctggccatccagcgtagatgtcagtgaaactgttgggaagacaacgtaaacattttatttgtactgtttaatctgcagattctgacagaaatctgcagctatcctttgaagcaccgctcctctcttaaacagcaataaggatcattattaggttatttacattattatgtaaatattaTGTAAAGTATTATGtaaatttacattattatgtaaataacaaaacaacttaaagcaaaaattgggaaacgtgaagtccgaagtctttatattaagggccatcagtcaaacaatactgttgctctgggtctaaacagagcgcgttgtgtgtgacatcttcttttgcgcatgcgggccgctttgagcgttcacactagagagcgtttgctgtcgcattttatttgtagtgtgaacgagcagacaaaaaaatcggatttgatcaaaaaatcggaattgagcattaagacctgcagtgtgaacgtagccttattGTTATTCATCCCATAACGTTCTTGTATCCACATCTCCCTGTTTCAGTGGCttgttttcatttcctctcttaTTTTGGTAGTCATTGTCTCCTGTGTTTTGCATTTAGTTTGACATCTCTTGTGTCATTATCCTAAtagtttccccctttttttctcccacatGTTTGAGGCATATATTTTAATGTCCCATTTCTGTATGTGGGCTACATCCTGAGCTTAAAGCATTGATCTTATCGCAGTAAGCGTGTAAATCCCTGTCTCTCCTGTGTTCTTTAGCGAAGTGTCTATGTTTTACCTGCCATTTCTTATCTTTAAATTTTTTGGAGATCAAGTattatttgcactttttttggtcttttttatGGACTTTGCCATCAGTTCAAATAAAGCTCACCTTTTCCCACTGCCTTCCATGTGAGTCCACCCTTTAGCCAAAATGTGATGTAGCCTATTAAGATAACAGAAAACACTGTTTGTACCTGGAGCGGTGGAATAGGCGTATAAGAAGTCGGCCTCCACAGGAATCTTCTCAGACGTCTGCTCGTCTCCTACACTGTCGGTCTCAATGACTCCCTCATCCAGGTTTGTACCACGGCATGCCTGAAAAGGAAGGAGAAGCAGATATTATCAAAGCCCTTCTTGAAGCTCCACTTGGCACACATCTTGAAACATCTGTATAAACATCTGTATAAAGTCACCAGTCAAATTTGATAAAAGCAGCTTGTATGTACTTTTTCAAAAGCTCCAtacatccattcattttctgtcaCTTATCCATCTCTGTGTCGCAGGTACACTAATCCAAGCAGAGATGGCCAGACCTCCCCTACCCAGCTGACTGCTCCAGGTGAGGTGGCTGGGAATAAGCTAGGCGTAACTACCTGAATGTTTCTGGTGGATGGAGGATGTAATGTACAGCTAGACATCCAGTTTTTTGCAAGTATTTTAAATCTTAGCACCAAAAGCATTCAGGTTGTCACAGTCAAGCAGGCGTGTACATCCGTGTGTTTAAAAGTTGTTATAACTTTCCAGAATGGACTAAACCAAAAACAGAATTTCAGGAAAAAACTGTGTCTGTCATCCTCCTGAATACTGAGGAAAACAAGCATCTTTCAGTTGAACTCATTTTGACcaatacagaaaacaaaatgagtCGGCTGGGTCTCAGGACTCATGTTGAAGTAGAGCTGGGTGTAATACCAATGCGTACCACAAGATGGTGCAGTGACACAGTGTAACATTATTAAGAGGAACTTGTCATTTAGAAGGAAGACTGGCAAAAGGCTACGCCTCCTGAGGAAATGGGGATAACTGCTCTCTAGTATTTGGTATTAGCTGCACCTGTTTTACGGTGGCATCAACTGTAGAAAGGGAACATAGTCTAAATGTTGTAACATGTAGTAATTAGCTTTTTCTCATTGAAAGTGAGTTTAGACTCCTTATCAAAGTTCCAAAGCAAATTACGATCAATGGAAATATTTTACAACTTGAtcaaatacaaatgaaaacatgactgtatTCACAGAAGTGTAGCACACTGGCATAATTAACTAACCTGAATGAAGAAGAGCTTTGGCTTCCCCACCAGACCCGCACAGTAGTCTCCTCTGAAGCACTTTGCCAGGGTATCGAACCTTTCGGGGCCATCGGTGCCGTAAATCACACCCTCATCTCCATGACTAAGCAGCACACACACGAATGATGCATTGTTCTTGTGGTCCTCTTTGGATGCTGGAAACACAGCAGAGTAGATGGGAAACAATATGAGTTATTAGTCCAGTTGTTTTAAAGAGTGCTACTAAAATAGGTTTAGGTTTTTAGGGACTTCATATTTCTGCAGTACATGTACGCTGTTGGAGCTCCTGCCTATTAAAGCTCACACTCCCAAACAGTCCAGTCTGCTTTTATTTGTTAGTTAGCATGGCCCTCTAACAACTGCTAGCAGAAACACAAAGCTTTGGTCAATTAGGAGGGCGCAGGTGGCTTGTTAACTCACTTTGTTAACTCACTTTTACAGCCACGTGAAAAAGAATGAACACCATTCTCAGTTCTAACATTTTGCATATCaagttaaaaatgatttaagatAAGGTAAGAAACTTGGACAGGGTGATAAGATCCAGGCTGGAAATCTGAAGACAGCAGGTTAAAGTCAGTTATGGCGTTTAACAGGAAGCTGGTTGAGCAGCATAGACGTGGGATTGATTTATTCCTGAGTACGGGCCACATGTCTCTGGAGCAGGGTGGGGAGGGTGTAGCTGACTGAGCCGAGGGGCAGCTGAGTGTAATGAACTCAGGTGTGTTGCTTGGGCAGTGGCAACACACAAACAGCTACTGATTAACTCATAATTGGTTGTGAGATCTTGCGTCATGGTGTTGGGGTTAACACTTTGTAACCTTGTACATACAAAACATCCCTGATTCaagaggagacacacacacaggtttgtgTACTCACTGTCCTGCTCCCAGTATATGTGAGGGTCGTGTCAGGAAGGCCATCCAGCATAAAGCTGTGCTCAGCCATCATGTGGATCCATCCTCTGGACTGATCCACTTAGAAATAAAGAGCAGCTCAAAGTacccctctctgttcctgagGATTTACTTCAGTTTGTGTTCTTGCACAAATTTTCACTTACAGCCAGGGGTCAGCCAGGGGTCAGCCTTGGAGTGGATCTATTTTTACCCTGTAACACGCCCATTTCACTAAATTCCAGGGTTCCACCAGGAGATGGCGCTTTCTTCCAAAAAACTTGGACTTGGACAGTTAGCTATAGATGACCTTCTCAGCATTattatagggtctttaccttataatataaagcacgTTGAGGCCACAGTTTAGATTCaatactgaataaataaaactgaaattcacATTCTTTTGAAAGCTTTCATTGTAAATGTATAGTTTGACCACTCAGACTTTTTGAGGCAGGACTGAGCAAACAGAAGCAACCTCATGGTGTCTTCCCAAAAACAGGACATTAGAGGACTACAAAAAAGAAGCAGTCTATCCTGACATGTGAATTCCATACGTTTAAGATTTTCCTGCTTGATATTCAGTTTTCGTTGTTTCTGTTAACACCGacaatttgaaataaaataaacaggcGTGTTGTCAGATCGTTGCACcaacttcttctttttaaaggaaTTACTGTTAAGTTACTCTGTAAGTTACACTCTGTGATCAATTCAACATGATGTCACAAAATTTGCAGATGTATTAACAACAGTTTTCGTAACATACTCTGGACCGCATACTTTTAAAAACGGAttttaacagtaaaataaaaatcgaAAACTCTTTTGtgattcattttattaaaggtCAAAACACACCGATGGCACTAAGAAGGCTTCACAGACAGGCAGAGACGGGCTTTGCTGCTTATCTCTTCGATCATTAAGAGGCGATGATATTCAAACGAAGCGCGGCCGCTGAATTATGAGCGCTAAAATGAGAAAAGCAAAAGTCCCTCATTTGAACTTTGTCATAAAgtttgaaggggaaaaaagaaaatgattgttTTCGTAACAGAGTTCTGTAAATACTTTCTGTCTCTGAATCCTGGAATAGCGTTTACATGTGTTCGAATCACAGCCGGCATCGAGCGGATATTTGTGTTTGGAAGTCGTTGGCCTTCTGTTTGAACGATCAGCTATGTGTGATTGATTtgatgctctgcctctctgacctgtctgtAAATGCTGGCCTTAAAGTTACTGCAGCGATTTATCAGAGATGTGCAGAGCGCTGGCGGTTAACGCAGCAatttactgcattttaaaatgatgcaattctcaaattattattaaaactaCAGTTAAGTCATCTATGTAATATATttaaagtgtttatttattcattcatcgTCAGACGGTTCCTGCAGTTTCGCATAAATTCTGCGTGGTTTATTCCCTACAGTCAGGTTTAGGGtcacatgatgatgatgaagcttTGACTGAACAATCACAAGGAACCATTTAGGAAAGAAATTAAACAGATATAAATCCTGAATAATTTAAACtgcatagtttaaaaaaatcgtAATCTTCAGGTGTTGAGAGTGCTGTTTCTATAGTTGCTCATTAACATCAGGTCTTTTTAAAACCTGGTCAAAATTAAGTTTTTccacatctatctatctaaatTTATATGACTGCACATACACCTGCTGTTGCATTTGGAGTGTCTCTTTCACAGTGCAAAAAGAGTAAACGAGCATTAAACTGAATCACAAACATGATCCAGCTGCAGACAGTATCAGCTGACAAACTGACTTCAGCATAACGGCACGGGGAGGATCGTTCtccacacacacgtaaacatgAATGAGCCAAAACTCTTCTTACCATCTAGCATTAGTTTCTTCATCTGCGCCGCAGTCTGGTTATGGTGCACTTTGACCTTGTAGCCCAGCTTACTGAAGGTGTTCTCAATATTGGCAGCATCAACATCTGTGCCATCACGAGTGCTCATCCCTGCAGAGACACACCAGCGAAAAGGCAGCGCGCTGTAAACATCAGCGTCTTCAGTGTATTTTCAAAGAGGACGTGTATCCTGACTTCACCCTGACTGTGACACTTTGGACTGATAACACTGAGCCTGATCTTTGTAGCAATGACACAAACTCcagtttctttttgtctttttaatcaaGTGTTTCTTTAAACTGTCACAGCACGATTCCTCTCCGCTGTAACTCCATGAAAGACAGCAGTAGTCAATCACAGTGGTGACTATGGCAACAGGAAGGCCCAGGCAGAGGCCAAATCTATTAGTGTGTGAGTCAATGTGGCCCGAGCGGCAGGATGGACCCACTGTTACCTATTGTTGGGTGGAAGTTCTTGTTGTTGATAACCAAACAGGTGCCGATGCATGGGTAGTCCATCTTGTAGCGGTAAGAGTCAGAGGCTTCTGGTCTGCTGCTGTTCGTTTCCTTGGTCTTACCCTTTCCTGCATTTGCTTGTTTCCTGAAAgtgtacacacaaacaatgtGATTACCCTTCACTGAAGAACTTAAGAACTTGTTTAGCGGGCATCATACTTAGAAGAACATTTTAACAACTGTGCAGATACATATTGTAGATAAATATCTTTGTTTAGGTCAGGTGTTACTACAATGCCAAAATTGTTTCCAGGAGTCAGGCAATGCTcagaaaaattagaaaaacaacACTTAGTAAGTTAAATGATGAAATGAAAGGTTAATGACAGGAAAATTAGAAAAAGTGCAGCTTGTTTGGAagaagaaagcctcttctctctaaaaagaacacgGTAGCAGGGTTTCACATATCTGGAGAAAACCAAAAAGAGCACCTCATGCTGACTGAGGGGGATGATTTGGGCTTGGTTTGCAGATACAGGACCTGTGCACCAAGCAGACAGGCGTTGAGTCAATCATCAACTCCTCTGCATAGCAAATTATTCTAAAATGAactgtgaggccatctgccTAATAGCTAAAGCTAAGGCTCATATGATCCTGATGGCACCGGCAAATCTAGAACAGAAAGGCTGAAAAAGCAAAGAATCAACGTGCTGCAATCACCCGAAGTCCTGTAACGAGACCcgaagagagctgtgcataaataaatGCCTGCAAAGTCTCAATGAACTGAGGCAATGTAGCAAAGAAGAGCGAGCCAAAATTGTGATGAACTGATAAGGACATCACTGTAGAGGAATATTTGCttatacagaaaacaattacttcaaGCTTGTGTGGCTAAACGTGGTTCTGCAAGCTGCTGAATCATTGGGTGTGCATGTTTTTCACAGACTGTACAGCATCCTGCAGAAACTTTATGTTTCATATGACTGTACGCGGAGTCAGACAGTGAGCAGTAATGCACAATAGTTACCACAATTTGAAGAGGCTGGCATCCACCACGTCCC
Coding sequences within it:
- the LOC101463771 gene encoding caspase-3 isoform X1 encodes the protein MADGDTQREGDVVDASLFKLWKQANAGKGKTKETNSSRPEASDSYRYKMDYPCIGTCLVINNKNFHPTIGMSTRDGTDVDAANIENTFSKLGYKVKVHHNQTAAQMKKLMLDASKEDHKNNASFVCVLLSHGDEGVIYGTDGPERFDTLAKCFRGDYCAGLVGKPKLFFIQACRGTNLDEGVIETDSVGDEQTSEKIPVEADFLYAYSTAPGYYSWRNTTYGSWFILMLCEMLERYSGKLDLMQIMTRVNYGVSRYFESSSNLPGFGCNKQIPCIVSMLTKDFYFPV
- the LOC101463771 gene encoding caspase-3 isoform X2, translating into MRKQANAGKGKTKETNSSRPEASDSYRYKMDYPCIGTCLVINNKNFHPTIGMSTRDGTDVDAANIENTFSKLGYKVKVHHNQTAAQMKKLMLDASKEDHKNNASFVCVLLSHGDEGVIYGTDGPERFDTLAKCFRGDYCAGLVGKPKLFFIQACRGTNLDEGVIETDSVGDEQTSEKIPVEADFLYAYSTAPGYYSWRNTTYGSWFILMLCEMLERYSGKLDLMQIMTRVNYGVSRYFESSSNLPGFGCNKQIPCIVSMLTKDFYFPV